One genomic region from Prunus persica cultivar Lovell chromosome G3, Prunus_persica_NCBIv2, whole genome shotgun sequence encodes:
- the LOC18778952 gene encoding bifunctional riboflavin kinase/FMN phosphatase has translation MSCCDCASKHCNAEAPKPKILAVIFDLDGTLIDTERATKGVFQEFLARYGKVLDKEREEKKSLGMTLKDSATSVVKDYDLPLTPDQFIQEIIPMYQEKWLYSKALPGANRLIKHFHDRGVPIALASNSLREYIDAKISHHRGWKERFSVILGSDQVKAGKPSPDLFEEAAKQMGVDAVHCLVIEDSVVGVKAANAARMEVVAVPPRGEATCSSLANTVLHSLLEFQPAHWGLPPFEDWVDNALPIEPIYFSGLNVNGFVSEITEDGRSTLPDQVWGVFFGWGVADMEKTYRVVVGIGLDYSSCSPNKNIQMYAVDGNNCCISNQQMKLLLVGYIRGLNTKEITSMDAETLKECKSIASASLDLPIFSHHGCVPLYPEPFSVEDVIGCDEIQQY, from the exons ATGAGCTGCTGTGACTGTGCCTCCAAACACTGCAATGCAGAGGCCCCAAAACCCAAGATCTTGGCTGTCATTTTTGATTTGGATGGGACCCTTATAGACACAG AGCGGGCTACAAAGGGGGTTTTCCAGGAATTCTTGGCTAGGTATGGGAAAGTTTTGGATAAGGAaagggaagagaagaagagttTGGGGATGACATTGAAAGACTCAGCAACTTCTGTTGTTAAGGACTATGATCTCCCATTGACCCCTGATCAGTTTATCCAAGAAATCATCCCCATGTATCAAGAAAA GTGGTTGTACTCGAAAGCTCTTCCTGGTGCTAATCGCCTAATCAAACATTTCCATGACCGTGGCGTGCCTATAGCTCTTGCTTCGAACTCCTTACGAGAATACATAGATGCAAAGATCTCTCACCATCGAG GTTGGAAAGAAAGGTTTTCGGTGATTCTTGGCAGTGACCAGGTTAAAGCGGGGAAGCCCTCGCCAGATTT ATTTGAAGAGGCAGCAAAGCAAATGGGCGTGGATGCAGTTCACTGCCTTGTGATTGAAGACTCAGT GGTTGGTGTTAAAGCTGCCAATGCTGCCCGAATGGAGGTAGTCGCTGTTCCACCTCGCGGTGAAGCTACTTGTTCTTCTCTTGCAAATACTGTGCTTCATTCACTTTTGGAGTTTCAGCCTGCGCATTGGGGTCTTCCTCCATTTGAAGACT GGGTAGATAATGCACTGCCAATTGAACCAATTTATTTCAGTGGTCTCAATGTCAATGGGTTTGTCAGTGAAATCACAG AGGATGGAAGATCAACTCTCCCTGACCAAGTTTGGGGAGTTTTCTTTGGTTGGGGTGTAGCTGATATGGAGAAGACCTACAGAGTAGTGGTTGGAATTGGATTAGATTACAGTTCCTGTTCTCCTAATAAAAACATT CAAATGTATGCAGTTGATGGAAACAATTGCTGTATATCCAATCAGCAAATGAAACTGCTGCTTGTCGGCTACATCCGGGGATTGAATACCAAG GAAATTACATCCATGGATGCAGAAACACTCAAGGAATGTAAGTCTATTGCGAGTGCTTCATTGGATCTGCCAATATTTAGTCACCATGGTTGTGTGCCTCTGTATCCAGAACCTTTTTCTGTGGAGGACGTGATTGGCTGTGATGAGATACAACAATACTGA